In Sphingopyxis sp. FD7, a single window of DNA contains:
- a CDS encoding lytic murein transglycosylase: MTNATDFKVRRFLVLLAATLSAWMLTASAPLLAQSGDAGFDAYVQSLWPKAEARGVSRATFDRVTAGLRYNARVVALDRDNLGSPPTPNTPIPAFAPYKARHVDAARINGGRRVHNRLLPLLSRIEARTGVPTSIMIAIYGHETAYGQVTGGFDLPEALATLAYEGRRRSLFEPELIATMVMVERGVPRDVLKGSWAGAFGYPQFLPSVYLRVAEDGDGDGVARIWSSEADAIESIGAYLRNAGWRAGQPWGIAVSVPAAFDRAAVANRLTPTRCPRVFERHSRWRTMAEWRAAGLQPIGGRWPDDNIQATLLEPDGPGRTAYLLTGNYRAILDYNCSNFYALSVGLLADEIDR; encoded by the coding sequence ATGACAAACGCTACTGATTTCAAAGTCCGACGGTTTCTTGTGCTTCTGGCCGCGACTCTGTCGGCGTGGATGCTCACGGCCTCCGCTCCGCTCCTTGCGCAGAGCGGTGACGCGGGGTTCGATGCCTATGTCCAGTCGCTCTGGCCCAAGGCCGAGGCGCGCGGCGTGTCGCGCGCGACGTTCGACCGGGTGACCGCCGGGCTACGCTATAACGCCAGGGTCGTCGCGCTCGACCGCGACAATCTGGGGTCACCGCCCACCCCGAACACGCCGATTCCGGCCTTCGCGCCCTACAAGGCGCGGCACGTCGACGCGGCACGTATCAACGGCGGGCGCCGTGTCCACAACCGGCTGCTGCCGCTGCTTTCGCGTATCGAGGCGCGAACGGGCGTGCCGACGAGCATCATGATCGCGATTTACGGGCACGAGACCGCTTATGGTCAGGTCACGGGCGGCTTCGACCTGCCCGAAGCACTGGCGACGCTGGCCTATGAAGGACGCCGACGCAGTCTGTTCGAGCCCGAACTGATCGCCACGATGGTGATGGTCGAGCGGGGCGTGCCGCGCGATGTGCTGAAGGGCAGCTGGGCGGGGGCCTTTGGCTATCCGCAGTTCCTGCCGTCGGTCTATCTGCGCGTCGCCGAGGATGGCGACGGCGACGGGGTGGCGCGAATCTGGTCGAGCGAGGCCGATGCGATCGAGTCGATCGGCGCCTATCTTCGCAACGCCGGCTGGCGCGCGGGGCAGCCATGGGGCATCGCGGTGAGCGTGCCCGCCGCCTTTGATCGTGCCGCCGTCGCCAACCGCCTGACGCCGACGCGCTGCCCCCGCGTTTTCGAGCGGCACAGCCGCTGGCGCACCATGGCGGAGTGGCGCGCCGCGGGGCTTCAGCCGATCGGTGGCCGATGGCCCGACGACAATATCCAGGCGACGCTGCTCGAACCCGACGGGCCGGGGCGGACGGCCTATTTGCTGACCGGTAACTATCGTGCGATACTGGACTATAATTGTTCCAATTTTTACGCATTGTCGGTGGGGTTGCTGGCGGATGAAATCGATCGTTAG
- a CDS encoding septal ring lytic transglycosylase RlpA family protein — protein MKSIVRGGGLIAGAALMLSGCGGADGARSAGQASNAAALPGVTDVPVVVGDPFKVGDVTYTPADVMDYDDVGYASWYSDAEAGKTTANGEIFDPTRISAAHKTLPLPSYVEVTALDTGRTILVRVNDRGPMANDQLIALSPAAARQLGLDQGLTAVRVRRTNPPTAERAQLRAGRAVPERLATPSSLLAILRTKAKALPTPKVASEPAAPLASAKAKPGDDRLSIMGNMAPTTKGEYVVQVGAFSTEARAGAAAKSVGGYVSKAGNYWRVRIGPFASEAAAQGALATARSKGFRDAVVRRDR, from the coding sequence ATGAAATCGATCGTTAGAGGCGGGGGCCTGATCGCGGGGGCGGCGCTGATGCTGTCCGGTTGCGGCGGCGCAGATGGCGCGCGCAGCGCCGGGCAGGCGAGCAATGCGGCGGCGTTGCCGGGCGTCACGGACGTGCCGGTGGTCGTCGGCGACCCCTTTAAGGTCGGCGACGTCACCTATACGCCCGCCGACGTCATGGATTATGACGATGTCGGCTATGCGTCCTGGTATAGCGATGCGGAGGCCGGAAAGACCACCGCCAATGGCGAGATTTTCGACCCCACCCGGATCAGCGCCGCGCACAAGACGCTGCCGCTGCCAAGCTATGTCGAAGTGACCGCGCTCGACACCGGACGAACGATCCTTGTCCGCGTCAATGATCGCGGGCCGATGGCGAACGACCAGCTGATTGCCCTGTCGCCCGCCGCCGCCAGACAGCTCGGACTCGACCAGGGGCTTACAGCCGTTCGCGTTCGCCGCACCAACCCGCCGACCGCCGAACGCGCCCAGCTCCGGGCGGGCAGGGCGGTTCCGGAGCGGCTCGCGACCCCGTCGTCGCTGCTGGCGATCCTTCGGACAAAGGCGAAAGCCCTGCCGACCCCGAAGGTCGCGAGCGAACCCGCGGCGCCCCTTGCGTCCGCCAAGGCGAAACCGGGAGACGATCGCCTCTCCATCATGGGCAACATGGCGCCGACGACTAAGGGCGAATATGTCGTGCAGGTCGGGGCGTTCAGCACCGAAGCGCGTGCCGGGGCCGCGGCCAAGTCCGTGGGCGGTTATGTGTCGAAGGCCGGCAATTACTGGCGCGTGCGGATTGGTCCCTTCGCCAGCGAGGCCGCCGCGCAAGGCGCGCTGGCCACTGCGAGGTCGAAGGGCTTTCGCGATGCGGTGGTTCGGCGCGATCGATGA
- a CDS encoding D-alanyl-D-alanine carboxypeptidase family protein, whose amino-acid sequence MIRASGKSALLSGAAAMLGLFTVNAAFLPAASAKDNRTSAVAAASPAPYTTQAPIVMLKDVDSGRILFSRGADKDFAPASMAKVMTAYVVLDLIRKGELTRDTRFTVSDGAWKKWNSSTGGSTMFLSPGEILSVDDLLKGLITVSGNDAAAVLAEGIDGSEDVFVKRMNAVAADIGMISSHFGTPNGWPDGGVTKVSAADLITLADRLIRDHPEAYARYFSIPKLRHGIAPDGRPIVQANRNPILGRFDGADGLKTGHTREAGYCFLGSAKRDGRRLIMVVAGLPSAKARREEAQKLMEWGFAASTRPVAGRIPRGTASPSRGSAATRR is encoded by the coding sequence ATGATTCGAGCGAGCGGCAAGTCCGCGCTGCTGAGCGGCGCTGCCGCGATGCTGGGCCTGTTCACGGTCAACGCGGCTTTTTTGCCCGCTGCTTCGGCGAAGGATAATCGCACATCCGCTGTCGCGGCGGCCAGCCCGGCGCCCTATACGACACAGGCCCCGATCGTCATGCTCAAGGACGTGGATTCGGGCCGGATCCTCTTTTCGCGCGGTGCCGACAAAGATTTCGCTCCGGCTTCGATGGCAAAGGTAATGACCGCCTATGTCGTGCTCGATCTTATCCGGAAGGGTGAATTGACGCGCGACACGCGTTTCACGGTCAGCGACGGCGCGTGGAAGAAATGGAACAGCAGCACCGGCGGATCGACGATGTTTCTCAGTCCGGGCGAAATCCTGTCGGTCGATGATCTGCTGAAGGGGCTGATCACCGTATCGGGAAACGATGCCGCGGCGGTTCTTGCGGAAGGCATTGACGGAAGCGAAGATGTTTTCGTTAAACGAATGAATGCGGTAGCCGCCGATATTGGTATGATATCGAGCCATTTCGGTACGCCAAATGGCTGGCCCGACGGCGGCGTCACCAAGGTCAGCGCCGCCGACCTTATCACGCTTGCCGACCGGCTGATCCGCGATCATCCGGAGGCTTATGCGCGCTATTTTTCGATCCCGAAACTTCGGCATGGCATCGCCCCCGATGGACGGCCGATCGTCCAGGCGAACCGCAATCCGATCCTCGGTCGATTCGACGGGGCAGACGGCCTCAAGACGGGGCATACGCGCGAGGCGGGCTATTGCTTCCTCGGGTCGGCCAAGCGCGACGGCCGCCGCCTGATCATGGTCGTCGCCGGTCTGCCAAGCGCAAAGGCGCGGCGCGAAGAGGCGCAAAAACTGATGGAGTGGGGGTTCGCCGCGTCGACGCGCCCGGTGGCAGGGCGAATCCCGCGCGGCACCGCCTCGCCGAGCCGCGGGTCGGCCGCGACGCGCAGATGA
- the tmk gene encoding dTMP kinase, whose product MTRGRFITLEGGEGVGKSTQLRALTEALAARSIEVVATREPGGSAGAEAIRALLMEGSDDRWDARSEALLFAAARADHVARTIRPALARGAWVLCDRFVDSSRAYQGGGGGITDADILALHRFGSEGLLPDRTFLLKLSADEAARRLATRGGSDRMGNKPAAYQARLAARFAEMAATEPLRWRVLDAGLPAADVTATILAELAEWLP is encoded by the coding sequence ATGACCCGCGGACGTTTCATCACGCTTGAGGGGGGCGAGGGCGTCGGCAAATCGACGCAGCTGCGCGCGCTGACGGAGGCGCTCGCCGCGCGATCGATCGAGGTGGTGGCCACGCGCGAACCCGGCGGCAGTGCGGGCGCCGAAGCCATCCGCGCGCTGCTGATGGAAGGCAGTGACGATCGCTGGGACGCGCGCAGCGAGGCCTTGCTGTTCGCGGCGGCGCGCGCCGATCATGTCGCGCGCACCATCCGTCCGGCGCTCGCGCGCGGCGCGTGGGTGCTGTGCGACCGGTTCGTCGATTCGAGCCGCGCTTATCAGGGCGGCGGCGGCGGGATCACCGACGCCGACATTCTGGCGCTCCATCGTTTCGGGTCGGAGGGTTTGCTTCCCGATCGCACCTTTCTGCTCAAACTGAGCGCCGACGAGGCGGCGCGCCGACTGGCGACGCGCGGTGGCAGCGATCGCATGGGCAACAAGCCGGCGGCTTATCAGGCGCGCCTTGCCGCGCGGTTCGCCGAAATGGCGGCGACCGAACCGCTGCGCTGGCGTGTGCTGGACGCCGGCCTGCCCGCCGCCGACGTCACCGCCACCATTCTGGCGGAGCTTGCCGAATGGCTGCCATGA